The genomic stretch TCAGGGTGTCACTTTCAATGACAGCTTCAGCTTCCACTTTGTGGCGGTTGTGTCATTCGTGAGTGGTGCCGTGTTCATGATGTGGCTTGGCGAGCAGATCACCGAGCGGGGTGTTGGTAACGGCATCTCCCTGCTGATCTTCGCCGGTATCGTCGCCGGGCTTCCCGGTGCGATCGGTCAGACGCTCGAGCAGGCCCGAAATGGTGAGATGAGCCTGCTGGTCGTGCTCGGTATTGGTGTTCTTGCGGTTGCTGTTATCGGCTTCGTGGTCTTCATGGAGCGCGGGCAGCGCAGGCTGACAATCAATTACGCCAAGCGGCAACAGGGTCGCCGGGTGTTCGCCCAGCAGTCCAGTCACCTTCCCCTGAAGGTAAATATGGCCGGTGTTATTCCGCCCATCTTTGCGTCTTCCATTCTGCTCTTCCCGGCATCGCTGGGGCAGTGGTTTGGTCAGGGTGAGGGTATGGAATGGCTGAGCGATGTATCCCAGGCTCTGGCGCCGAGCCAGCCGTTGTACATTATCCTGTTTGCAGCAGCAGTGGTTTTCTTCTGCTTCTTCTATACAGCCCTGATGTACAACCCGAAGGAAGTTGCGGATAACCTCAAGCGCTCTGGAGCGTTTATTCCGGGCATTCGTCCTGGTGATCAGACTGCCAAGTATATCGATGGTGTTCTGACCCGTCTGACGCTGTTCGGTGCAATGTACATTGCAGCAGTTTCCCTGTTCCCTCAGTTCCTGATGGTGGCCGGGAATGTACCGTTCTATCTGGGTGGTACCTCTCTGCTGATTGTTGTAGTCGTGGTGATGGATTTCATGGCGCAGGTTCAGTCGCACCTGATGTCCCATCAGTATGAATCACTGATGAAGAAGTCCAATCTCAAGGGCTATGGTCGGAACGGTTAATCCCGTTCCCCTTGAAAACTGGAGTCGACAATGAAAGTACGCGCTTCGGTAAAGAAAATTTGCCGTAACTGCAAAGTAATTCGTCGCAATGGCTCGGTACGAGTCATTTGCTCGGAGCCTCGTCACAAGCAACGCCAGGGTTGATTCCGAGAGGAATCGTTCCTGACATTGTAGGGTTTCGGAATGATGGCGCTTGACTCCATGCGGGGTCAGGCGCTATTATTTCGCGCCCTTTTTGTGGCGGAAAATTCACACAGCAAAGCTTTGAACGCGGAGTAATTTGGATGGCACGTATAGCCGGTGTCAATATACCCGATCACAAACATGCTGTTGTCTCGCTGACCTACATCTTTGGTGTTGGCAAGACCACAGCCCAGAAGCTTTGCGATGCAACCGGCGTCAAGCCGGACGTCAAGGTCAAAGACCTTAGCGACGAGCAGCTTGAAGCACTTCGTACTGAAGTGGGCAAGGTGTCTGTCGAAGGCGATCTGCGTCGTGAAGTACAGATGAACATCAAGCGTTTGAAGGATCTCGGATGCCACCGTGGTCTGCGTCATCGTCATGGCCTTCCGGTCCGTGGCCAGCGCACCAAGACCAACGCACGCACCCGTAAAGGTCCACGCAAACCTATTCGTAAGTAACAGGTAGGCAAACATGGCAAAGCCAGGTACACGTACCCGTAAAAAGGTGAAAAAGACGGTTGTTGATGGCGTCGCGCACATTCACGCGTCCTTCAACAACACTATCGTGACCATTTCTGACCGTCAGGGCAACGTCCTGTCCTGGGCCACTTCTGGTGGTTCCGGTTTCCGTGGGTCACGCAAGAGTACACCTTTTGCTGCGCAGGTAGCAGCTGAAAGAGCCGGTAATGCGGCTGCTGAATACGGCCTTAAAAACCTGGACGTAGAGGTTAAGGGTCCTGGGCCCGGACGTGAGTCTGCAGTTCGCGCGCTGAATGCGTGTGGCTACAAGATCACCAACATCACAGATGTGACGCCGATTCCCCACAACGGCTGTCGTCCGCCCAAGAAGCGCCGCGTCTAACACAGGAGACAGTGAATTATGGCTCGT from Marinobacter adhaerens HP15 encodes the following:
- the rpsK gene encoding 30S ribosomal protein S11 — translated: MAKPGTRTRKKVKKTVVDGVAHIHASFNNTIVTISDRQGNVLSWATSGGSGFRGSRKSTPFAAQVAAERAGNAAAEYGLKNLDVEVKGPGPGRESAVRALNACGYKITNITDVTPIPHNGCRPPKKRRV
- the rpmJ gene encoding 50S ribosomal protein L36, with amino-acid sequence MKVRASVKKICRNCKVIRRNGSVRVICSEPRHKQRQG
- the rpsM gene encoding 30S ribosomal protein S13, whose translation is MARIAGVNIPDHKHAVVSLTYIFGVGKTTAQKLCDATGVKPDVKVKDLSDEQLEALRTEVGKVSVEGDLRREVQMNIKRLKDLGCHRGLRHRHGLPVRGQRTKTNARTRKGPRKPIRK
- the secY gene encoding preprotein translocase subunit SecY; translation: MAKNASLPAGAGKGLAELRSRLWFVFLALLVYRIGAHIPVPGINPDRLAALFEQNQGTILSMFNMFSGGALERMSIFALGIMPYISASIIMQLMTAVSPQLEQLKKEGEAGRRKISQYTRYGTVILALVQGFGISVGLASQGVTFNDSFSFHFVAVVSFVSGAVFMMWLGEQITERGVGNGISLLIFAGIVAGLPGAIGQTLEQARNGEMSLLVVLGIGVLAVAVIGFVVFMERGQRRLTINYAKRQQGRRVFAQQSSHLPLKVNMAGVIPPIFASSILLFPASLGQWFGQGEGMEWLSDVSQALAPSQPLYIILFAAAVVFFCFFYTALMYNPKEVADNLKRSGAFIPGIRPGDQTAKYIDGVLTRLTLFGAMYIAAVSLFPQFLMVAGNVPFYLGGTSLLIVVVVVMDFMAQVQSHLMSHQYESLMKKSNLKGYGRNG